The following are encoded together in the Drosophila sechellia strain sech25 chromosome 3R, ASM438219v1, whole genome shotgun sequence genome:
- the LOC6619196 gene encoding BTB/POZ domain-containing protein KCTD12, translated as MPEIIELNVGGVSYTTTLATLQQDKNTLLAELFGEGRDSLPKDSKGRYFLDRDGVLFRYILDFLRDKALHLPEGFRERQRLLREAEHFKLTAMLECIRNERDARPPGCITIGYRGSFQFGKDGLADVKFRKLSRILVCGRVAQCREVFGDTLNESRDPDHGGTDRYTSRFFLKHCYIEQAFDNLHDHGYRMAGSCGSGTAGSAAEPKPGVDTEENRWNHYNEFVFIRD; from the coding sequence ATGCCCGAAATCATCGAGCTGAACGTCGGCGGCGTGAGCTACACGACCACACTGGCGACACTGCAGCAGGATAAGAACACGCTGCTGGCGGAGCTCTTCGGCGAGGGTCGCGATTCGCTGCCCAAGGACAGCAAGGGTCGCTACTTCCTGGACCGCGACGGCGTCCTCTTCCGCTACATCCTGGACTTCCTGCGCGACAAGGCGCTGCACCTTCCCGAAGGATTCCGCGAACGACAGCGACTGCTGCGGGAGGCGGAGCACTTCAAGCTGACCGCCATGCTCGAGTGCATCCGCAACGAGCGGGACGCACGACCGCCTGGATGCATCACCATCGGCTACCGTGGCAGCTTCCAGTTCGGTAAGGACGGACTGGCCGACGTCAAGTTCCGGAAGCTGTCGCGCATCCTGGTCTGCGGCCGTGTGGCCCAGTGCCGTGAGGTGTTCGGCGACACGCTGAACGAGTCGCGGGATCCGGATCATGGCGGCACGGATCGGTACACCTCGCGGTTCTTCCTGAAGCACTGCTACATCGAGCAGGCTTTCGACAATCTGCACGACCACGGATACCGCATGGCCGGAAGTTGCGGATCCGGAACCGCCGGCTCGGCAGCGGAACCCAAGCCGGGCGTGGACACTGAGGAAAATCGCTGGAACCACTACAATGAGTTCGTCTTCATTCGGGACTAG